A stretch of the Streptococcus himalayensis genome encodes the following:
- a CDS encoding GIY-YIG nuclease family protein has protein sequence MYHRSKNINIFLMDGDVTGRMKCTLSNWTGVLYKIPRIQLATLKERDELKQSGIYFLFGKDDETQQDITYIGQATTRKNGEGVLLRVQEHTRDSHADYFNDVIILTTQNNSFGPTEISYLENSFTNLAKEAGRFIVKNGNEPNPGHVTEEKQAELDEIIEYATMIIGTLGYKLFVPIIRKESVFSEKQQEDEQLLHLKRKTKKSKQEIQAICKRTAEGFVVLKGSMVDLIDAPHLSESVKGLREELVKRNVIQDGILQQNQLFNSASTAAMFVLGMSANGRTEWKNQAGMSLKELEEQEISK, from the coding sequence ATGTATCATCGTAGTAAAAATATCAATATTTTTCTAATGGATGGAGATGTTACAGGGAGAATGAAGTGTACCTTGTCCAATTGGACAGGAGTCTTGTATAAAATTCCTCGCATCCAACTTGCGACTCTCAAAGAACGGGACGAATTGAAACAAAGTGGCATTTATTTTTTGTTTGGCAAGGACGATGAGACCCAACAAGATATTACGTATATTGGCCAAGCAACCACTCGGAAAAATGGGGAGGGTGTCCTATTACGTGTGCAGGAGCATACCAGAGACTCTCATGCTGATTATTTCAACGATGTCATTATTTTGACAACGCAAAACAATTCATTCGGGCCAACTGAAATTAGCTATTTGGAAAATTCGTTTACCAACCTTGCCAAGGAAGCTGGGCGATTTATCGTTAAAAATGGTAATGAGCCTAATCCAGGTCATGTGACAGAAGAGAAGCAAGCGGAGTTAGACGAAATTATTGAATATGCGACGATGATTATTGGAACATTAGGTTATAAGCTATTTGTACCGATTATTCGGAAAGAGTCTGTCTTTTCTGAAAAACAGCAGGAAGATGAGCAACTACTTCATTTGAAACGAAAGACGAAGAAATCAAAGCAAGAAATTCAAGCGATCTGTAAGCGGACTGCGGAAGGGTTTGTTGTCTTAAAAGGCAGTATGGTGGATCTGATTGATGCTCCCCATCTTTCTGAATCGGTGAAGGGACTAAGAGAAGAGTTGGTGAAAAGGAATGTGATTCAAGATGGTATTTTGCAACAAAATCAACTTTTCAATAGTGCTTCAACAGCAGCTATGTTTGTGCTCGGTATGAGTGCGAACGGACGGACAGAATGGAAAAATCAAGCAGGTATGAGCTTGAAAGAACTAGAGGAACAAGAAATCAGCAAGTAA
- a CDS encoding DUF3013 family protein has translation MSKYGFLDVLDKTMEKDFPYDFEINWDKKNHAVEVAFLLEVENQAGIETVDDEGNRTTEDIFFEEAVLFYNPLKSTVQEEEYLAAIPYEQKKGLSSEFLAYFVGFLAETAEKGLDDLMDFLADEEAEEFAIVWDKEAFENGRAALQEKDFHPYPRY, from the coding sequence ATGAGTAAGTACGGATTTTTAGATGTGTTGGATAAGACCATGGAGAAGGATTTTCCATACGATTTTGAAATCAATTGGGATAAGAAAAATCATGCGGTGGAGGTTGCTTTTCTGTTAGAAGTGGAAAATCAGGCAGGTATTGAAACAGTTGATGATGAGGGAAATCGGACAACAGAAGATATCTTCTTTGAAGAGGCAGTTTTATTTTATAATCCTTTAAAATCAACCGTTCAGGAAGAGGAGTATTTAGCGGCTATTCCTTATGAGCAGAAAAAAGGCTTATCCAGTGAGTTTTTGGCTTATTTTGTCGGATTTTTGGCAGAAACAGCTGAAAAAGGATTGGATGATTTAATGGACTTTTTGGCAGATGAAGAAGCAGAAGAATTTGCGATTGTCTGGGATAAAGAAGCTTTTGAAAATGGCAGAGCAGCTTTGCAAGAAAAGGATTTTCATCCGTATCCGAGGTATTAG
- a CDS encoding replication-associated recombination protein A produces the protein MIENLALSMRPKTIDQIIGQNHLVGKGKIIRRMVEAKRLSSMILYGPPGIGKTSIASAIAGTSKYAFRTFNATVDTKKRLQEIAEEAKFSGGLILLLDEIHRLDKTKQDFLLPLLENGNLIMIGATTENPFFSVTPAIRSRVQIFELEPLSNDDIKTAVQMAITDTERGFDFPVSLDDEALDFIATSTNGDLRSAFNSLELAVLSTPENEEGIRHITRDTMENSLQKSYITMDKNGDGHYDVLSALQKSIRGSDVNASLHYAARLIEAGDLPSLARRLMVIAYEDIGLANPEAQIHTVTALEAAQKIGFPEARIPIANIVIDLALSPKSNSAYLAMDQAIADLKKTGHLPIPRHLRDGHYKGSKELGNAQDYLYPHNFPEKWVDQQYLPDKLLGKNYFEPNQTGKYERALATTKEKIDRLKK, from the coding sequence ATGATTGAGAATTTAGCACTGAGCATGCGTCCCAAAACCATTGACCAGATTATTGGCCAAAACCACTTAGTCGGAAAAGGAAAGATTATCCGCCGGATGGTCGAGGCAAAACGCCTGTCTTCCATGATTTTATATGGACCACCAGGCATTGGAAAAACCAGTATCGCAAGTGCCATCGCAGGAACCTCAAAATACGCTTTTCGTACCTTCAATGCGACTGTTGACACCAAAAAGCGACTTCAAGAAATTGCAGAAGAGGCAAAATTTTCAGGTGGTCTAATCCTACTTCTCGATGAAATTCATCGCTTGGATAAGACCAAACAAGATTTTCTCTTGCCTCTCCTTGAAAACGGCAATCTCATCATGATTGGCGCCACTACAGAAAATCCTTTCTTTTCTGTGACTCCTGCCATTCGCAGTCGTGTTCAGATTTTTGAGCTAGAACCACTTTCCAACGACGACATCAAAACAGCCGTTCAAATGGCTATTACTGATACTGAGCGTGGCTTTGATTTCCCGGTCTCTCTCGATGATGAGGCTCTTGATTTCATTGCAACCAGTACCAATGGAGATTTACGTTCTGCTTTCAATTCCCTTGAGTTAGCCGTCCTATCCACCCCAGAGAATGAAGAGGGCATCCGCCACATCACACGCGATACCATGGAAAATAGTTTACAAAAAAGCTATATCACCATGGATAAGAATGGCGACGGACATTACGATGTCCTCTCTGCTCTTCAAAAATCCATCCGTGGGAGTGATGTCAATGCCAGTCTCCACTATGCAGCTCGCTTGATTGAAGCTGGTGATTTACCCAGCCTTGCAAGGCGACTCATGGTAATTGCCTACGAAGACATCGGACTTGCCAATCCCGAAGCCCAAATCCACACGGTAACAGCCCTTGAAGCCGCTCAAAAAATTGGTTTTCCAGAAGCTCGCATTCCCATTGCCAATATTGTCATTGATCTCGCCCTGTCACCAAAATCAAACTCCGCTTATCTAGCCATGGATCAAGCAATTGCTGACCTCAAAAAAACAGGGCATCTTCCCATTCCACGTCATCTCCGAGATGGTCATTACAAGGGGAGCAAGGAATTGGGCAATGCACAAGATTATCTCTATCCCCATAACTTTCCTGAAAAATGGGTTGACCAGCAGTATCTACCAGATAAATTGCTAGGGAAAAATTACTTTGAACCCAATCAAACCGGTAAGTATGAGCGCGCCCTCGCTACTACAAAAGAAAAGATTGACCGCTTAAAAAAATAA